A part of Eremothecium sinecaudum strain ATCC 58844 chromosome VII, complete sequence genomic DNA contains:
- a CDS encoding proline--tRNA ligase (Syntenic homolog of Ashbya gossypii AEL021C; Syntenic homolog of Saccharomyces cerevisiae YHR020W), protein MSLEGSFANLMIAAEDSAIPVKSLVFKPKTAKSAIAVPIVVVALQSTTTPSPLIGSVTGTKDPRLARDELFQSHFDIENSKLFRLSDLEKAKHPFKLLLDDNLSELADDVVLKLNEDIYVKKEGLCGFLGRFEPQGVNFSQSVGDGKVASKPANEKKENGKGKGKGKDKEGSAALEDAKLIGITVDKSLDFSGWYQQILTKGEMLDYYDVSGCYILRPASYSIWETIQRWFDDRIKSIGVQNAYFPMFVSSRVLEKEKDHIEGFAPEVAWVTRAGSSELEEPIAIRPTSETVMYPYYAKWVQSYRDLPIKLNQWNSVVRWEFKHPQPFLRTREFLWQEGHTAHLTFEEANEEVLQILDYYAGVYEELLAVPVVKGKKTEKEKFAGGDFTTTCEGYIPQTGRGIQGATSHHLGQNFSKMFNLSVENPLGPEHPKLYAYQNSWGLSTRVIGVMVMIHSDNKGLVVPPRVSQYQVVVVPVGMTAKSTDEQRETIRNSAKEIEARLKKAGVRAFGDYNDNYTPGWKFAQYELKGIPLRLEFGPKDMEKEQVTVVRRNDGKKYTFSLLELETKVPELMECMQRDMFLKAKQSFDEHRVIINEWKDFVPALNNKNVILAPWCGVMECEEDIKDSSAKKDDGSELEIDEKAPSMGAKSLCIPFEQPELKAGQKCIKCERDAIQYCMFGRSY, encoded by the coding sequence ATGTCTTTGGAAGGGTCCTTTGCCAATTTGATGATCGCAGCTGAAGATTCTGCGATTCCTGTTAAGTCTTTGGTATTCAAGCCAAAAACGGCTAAATCTGCCATAGCAGTTCCTATTGTGGTTGTTGCTTTACAATCTACTACTACTCCATCTCCACTAATCGGATCTGTTACTGGTACAAAGGACCCAAGGTTGGCTCGCGATGAGCTATTCCAGTCACATTTTGATATTGAGAACTCCAAGTTGTTTAGGTTGTCAGATCTTGAGAAAGCCAAGCATCCTTTCAAGCTGCTATTGGATGATAACTTAAGTGAGTTGGCTGATGATGTTGTTTTAAAGTTGAATGAGGATATTTATGTAAAGAAGGAGGGATTATGTGGATTTTTAGGACGGTTTGAACCCCAGGGGGTGAACTTCAGCCAGTCGGTTGGCGATGGGAAGGTGGCTTCGAAGCCAGCCAAtgagaagaaggagaacGGAAAGGGTAAGGGTAAGGGTAAGGATAAGGAGGGTTCTGCAGCGTTGGAGGACGCTAAGTTGATCGGTATTACCGTAGACAAGTCTTTGGACTTTTCTGGTTGGTACCAACAGATCTTGACAAAGGGTGAGATGTTGGACTATTATGATGTTTCTGGTTGCTATATTTTGAGGCCTGCGTCATACTCTATCTGGGAGACTATCCAAAGATGGTTTGACGACAGAATCAAGTCAATCGGAGTGCAAAACGCTTACTTCCCTATGTTTGTTTCTTCTAGGGTTCTAGAGAAAGAGAAAGATCATATCGAGGGTTTTGCTCCAGAGGTTGCTTGGGTTACGAGGGCTGGTTCTTCTGAGTTGGAGGAACCTATTGCCATTCGTCCTACATCCGAAACCGTGATGTACCCATACTATGCTAAGTGGGTTCAATCTTACAGAGATTTGCCAATCAAGCTCAACCAGTGGAACTCCGTCGTCAGATGGGAATTCAAACATCCTCAACCTTTCTTGAGAACAAGAGAGTTCTTGTGGCAGGAAGGCCACACAGCTCACTTGACCTTTGAAGAGGCTAACGAGGAagttcttcaaattttGGATTACTATGCCGGTGTTTATGAGGAGCTCTTGGCTGTTCCAGTCGTTAAGGGTAAGAAAACTGAGAAAGAGAAGTTCGCCGGTGGTGACTTTACTACCACTTGTGAAGGTTACATTCCACAAACTGGTCGTGGTATCCAAGGTGCTACCTCCCACCATTTGGGACAAAACTTCTCTAAGATGTTTAACCTAAGTGTTGAAAATCCCTTGGGTCCAGAACATCCAAAGCTTTATGCATATCAAAACTCATGGGGGTTGTCCACTAGAGTGATCGGAGTTATGGTTATGATCCATTCCGATAATAAGGGTCTAGTTGTGCCTCCAAGAGTTTCACAATACCAAGTTGTCGTCGTGCCAGTCGGTATGACTGCCAAGAGCACTGATGAGCAAAGGGAAACTATCCGCAACTCTGCAAAGGAAATTGAAGCCAGATTGAAGAAGGCTGGTGTCAGAGCCTTCGGTGATTACAACGACAACTACACCCCTGGTTGGAAGTTTGCTCAATATGAATTGAAGGGTATTCCTTTGAGATTAGAATTTGGTCCAAAGGATATGGAAAAAGAACAAGTTACTGTCGTAAGAAGAAACGACGGAAAGAAATACACCTTTAGCTTACTGGAATTGGAAACTAAGGTGCCAGAGCTAATGGAATGCATGCAAAGAGATATGTTCTTGAAGGCTAAGCAGTCCTTCGACGAACACAGAGTTATTATTAATGAATGGAAAGACTTCGTGCCTGCATTGAACAATAAAAATGTTATCTTGGCTCCATGGTGTGGCGTAATGGAATGtgaagaagatattaaAGACTCTTCCGCGAAGAAGGATGACGGTTCTGAGTTAGAGATTGATGAAAAAGCTCCAAGTATGGGTGCAAAGTCCTTATGTATTCCATTTGAACAGCCTGAATTAAAGGCGGGTCAGAAATGTATAAAATGTGAACGCGACGCCATTCAATACTGTATGTTTGGTCGTTCCTATTGA
- the DED81 gene encoding asparagine--tRNA ligase DED81 (Syntenic homolog of Ashbya gossypii AEL020W; Syntenic homolog of Saccharomyces cerevisiae YHR019C (DED81)) — translation MAVFINDSTGRDELSRSGTEQEPFQTAAYALFASKSDDEPKLMVYKKDEEVDGYFEISPSALKKARKGAEGLKKKAIKLEEQAKRQQEQEAKDAAKKLELMNITIEEDKNLPKAEVMKINKAHLAVNQRVKVSGWIHRLRLSKSVGFVVLRDGTGYLQAVLSSNLAKAYQTSTLTLESTVSLYGTVKKLPEGKTAPGGVELDVDYYEIVGLAPSGDEAFTNKVQEGADPSLLLDQRHLVLRGETISAVMKVRAAFLKSIRRVFDEEGLTEVTPPCMVQTQVEGGSTLFKLDYYGEEAYLTQSSQLYLETCLPSLGNVYCIQESFRAEKSHTRRHLSEYSHIEGELCFLSFEDLLDHIERLITNTVKYILEDPVAGPLVKQLNPGFEAPTTPFMRLEYKDAITWLNEHDIKNEEGEAFKFGDDIAEAAERKMTDTIGVPIFLTRFPLTLKSFYMKRCADDPRVTESVDVLMPNVGEITGGSMRIESTEELMAGITREGIDPSSYYWFIDQRRYGTSPHGGYGIGTERILAWLCNRYTVRDCSLYPRFTGRCKP, via the coding sequence ATGGCGGTGTTTATTAACGACTCAACTGGTCGGGATGAACTTTCTAGAAGTGGAACCGAGCAAGAGCCATTCCAAACTGCTGCTTACGCGCTATTTGCTAGTAAGAGCGACGATGAGCCAAAACTAATGGTTTATAAGAAAGATGAAGAGGTTGATGGTTACTTTGAAATTAGTCCATCTGCACTAAAAAAGGCCCGTAAAGGTGCTGAAGGtctcaagaagaaggctATCAAGCTTGAGGAGCAAGCTAAGAGACAGCAGGAGCAAGAAGCTAAGGATGCAGCCAAAAAGCTCGAGTTGATGAACATTACTATAGAAGAAGATAAGAACCTGCCAAAGGCTGAGGTAATGAAGATCAACAAGGCCCATTTAGCTGTTAACCAGAGAGTTAAGGTTTCCGGCTGGATTCACAGACTTCGTTTGAGTAAGTCCGTTGGTTTCGTCGTTTTAAGAGATGGAACCGGCTATTTACAAGCTGTGTTGTCCTCTAACTTGGCTAAGGCGTACCAAACTAGCACTTTGACTCTTGAATCTACTGTTTCTTTGTATGGTACCGTAAAGAAGTTGCCAGAGGGTAAGACCGCTCCTGGTGGCGTTGAATTGGACGTGGACTACTACGAAATTGTTGGTTTGGCTCCATCTGGTGACGAAGCTTTCACGAACAAGGTGCAAGAGGGGGCTGATCCTTCCCTATTGTTGGATCAAAGACACCTGGTTTTGAGAGGTGAGACTATCTCTGCTGTCATGAAGGTGCGTGCGGCATTTTTAAAGTCTATCCGTCGTGtatttgatgaagaaggttTGACCGAAGTTACCCCACCATGCATGGTGCAGACTCAGGTTGAGGGTGGTTCTACTTTGTTTAAGTTGGACTACTACGGAGAAGAGGCTTATTTGACTCAATCCTCTCAATTGTACTTAGAAACATGTTTACCATCCCTAGGTAACGTATACTGTATCCAGGAGTCCTTCCGTGCTGAAAAGTCCCACACTAGAAGACACTTGTCTGAATACAGTCACATAGAAGGTGAATTGTGCTTCTTGTCCTTCGAGGACTTGTTGGACCATATCGAACGCCTCATCACTAACACAGTCAAATACATTTTGGAAGACCCTGTTGCCGGCCCGCTCGTCAAGCAGCTGAACCCCGGCTTCGAGGCCCCAACCACCCCATTCATGAGACTAGAATACAAAGATGCAATTACGTGGTTGAACGAGCATGACATAAAGAACGAAGAAGGCGAGGCCTTCAAGTTCGGTGACGACATCGCAGAAGCTGCCGAAAGAAAGATGACAGATACCATCGGTGTTCCAATCTTCTTAACCAGATTCCCATTGACTCTAAAGTCTTTCTACATGAAGCGTTGCGCAGACGACCCTCGTGTTACTGAGTCGGTCGATGTCTTAATGCCAAATGTCGGTGAGATTACTGGTGGTTCTATGAGAATCGAATCTACTGAGGAATTGATGGCCGGCATCACCCGTGAAGGCATTGATCCATCTTCCTACTATTGGTTCATTGACCAAAGAAGGTACGGTACTTCCCCACATGGTGGTTACGGTATTGGTACGGAACGTATCTTAGCTTGGTTATGTAACAGATACACCGTCAGAGATTGTTCATTGTATCCTCGTTTCACCGGTAGATGTAAGCCATAA
- the ARG4 gene encoding argininosuccinate lyase ARG4 (Syntenic homolog of Ashbya gossypii AEL019W; Syntenic homolog of Saccharomyces cerevisiae YHR018C (ARG4)) — protein sequence MKSTDPSLKLWGGRFTTKIDPLMDKFNASLPYDYRMYRADLQGTKVYTEGLQKVGLLTPGELENIHKGLRQIDKEWSDGTFEKKPDDEDIHTANERRLGEIIGQNIAGKVHTGRSRNDQVATDMRIYCREVIYDTIFPTIERLIKVLILRAREEIDVLMPGYTHLQRAQPIRWSHWLSCYATYFSEDFDRLKQLVTRLNKSPLGAGALAGHPYMIDREYLAEGLGFQGVIGNSLVAVSDRDFVVEIMFWSTLFMNHLSRFAEDLIIYSTVEFGFVKLAESYSTGSSLMPQKRNPDSLELLRGKSGRVFGQLSGLLMTMKSIPSTYNKDMQEDKEPLFDCLTTVEHCCTIAAGLISTLTVNQENMHKALTVEMLATDLADYLVLKGVPFRETHHISGTCVAFAEKNGLSGIDKITLKQFQNIDPRFEEDVFEVFDFEKSVEKRSSLGGTAKSAIIKQLDALTMQLMNT from the coding sequence ATGAAATCTACAGACCCTTCACTAAAGCTTTGGGGTGGACGTTTTACAACGAAGATCGATCCTTTAATGGATAAATTCAATGCCTCGTTACCCTACGATTATAGAATGTATAGGGCGGACTTGCAGGGTACGAAGGTATATACCGAAGGACTCCAAAAAGTGGGGTTGCTTACCCCAGGTGAATTGGAGAATATCCATAAAGGATTGAGACAGATTGACAAGGAATGGAGCGATGGTacttttgaaaagaagCCCGATGATGAGGATATCCATACAGCCAATGAGCGTCGTTTGGGTGAGATAATTGGGCAAAACATTGCAGGTAAGGTACATACGGGAAGATCTCGTAATGACCAAGTTGCTACGGATATGAGGATTTACTGTCGTGAGGTTATTTATGATACAATATTCCCTACTATCGAGCGTCTGATCAAGGTTCTGATTCTCAGAGCCAGGGAGGAGATAGACGTACTGATGCCGGGGTATACGCACTTGCAACGTGCACAACCCATCAGGTGGTCCCATTGGCTGTCTTGCTATGCCACTTACTTCAGTGAAGACTTTGATAGGCTGAAACAGCTTGTCACTAGACTGAACAAATCGCCTCTAGGGGCCGGCGCTCTTGCTGGACATCCCTATATGATTGACAGAGAGTATTTAGCGGAAGGTTTGGGATTTCAAGGTGTTATTGGCAACTCGTTGGTCGCTGTATCAGATCGTGATTTTGTAGTCGAGATAATGTTCTGGAGCACCTTGTTCATGAACCATTTGTCTAGATTTGCAGAAGATCTAATTATTTATTCAACTGTGGAGTTTGGTTTTGTGAAGCTTGCGGAATCTTACTCCACGGGATCCTCTTTAATGCCACAGAAGAGGAATCCCGATTCCCTTGAGCTACTCAGAGGTAAGTCTGGAAGGGTATTTGGCCAGTTGTCAGGGCTGCTGATGACAATGAAATCAATACCATCAACTTACAATAAAGACATGCAGGAAGATAAGGAGCCGCTATTTGACTGTTTGACCACAGTTGAGCACTGCTGTACAATTGCAGCCGGGCTAATTTCCACTCTTACTGTGAATCAAGAGAACATGCACAAGGCTTTGACTGTCGAGATGTTGGCTACCGATCTAGCCGATTACTTGGTATTGAAAGGTGTGCCATTCAGGGAAACTCACCACATATCTGGAACATGTGTTGCATTTGCAGAAAAGAACGGTCTTTCCGGAATTGACAAGATTACGCTGAAACAATTCCAAAACATTGATCCAAGATTCGAAGAAGACGTTTTTGAGGTCTTCGACTTCGAAAAGTCGGTCGAGAAGAGAAGCTCGCTAGGAGGAACTGCTAAAAGTGcaataataaaacaatTAGACGCTTTAACAATGCAGCTAATGAATACATAA
- the ECO1 gene encoding Eco1p (Syntenic homolog of Ashbya gossypii AEL024C; Syntenic homolog of Saccharomyces cerevisiae YFR027W (ECO1)), with protein MRVKTPEAKRKKSPKKSSRLFQAKLKLPNDPNSGLTTCIECQMTYSSNSSKDILEHNRYHDLHTNGKKWFHGWGTILMNFENNNAFITPPSTSSSDCENGTTRRIYNEYIAAISPEKPIEVKHMIELMNAVNRDLSAPADNEFWSEAGSKNQGRAFIYVKNGRAVGAITIEYIKETDSKGRWMRLSNRNLVPKVVAKVKLGISRIWVCKSQRRNGLATRLLECARTHSIIGNQVARWEMAWSQPSESGSLLARKYNSVKHKSGELLVPCYI; from the coding sequence ATGAGGGTAAAAACACCAGAAGCTAAGAGGAAAAAGTCACCAAAGAAAAGCTCACGTTTATTTCAAGCGAAACTTAAGCTCCCAAATGACCCTAATTCTGGATTGACGACATGCATCGAATGCCAAATGACATACTCTTCGAATTCATCGAAGGACATCTTGGAACACAACAGATACCATGATTTACATACTAATGGTAAGAAATGGTTCCACGGATGGGGTACAATTCTTATGAACTTTGAAAATAATAACGCATTCATCACACCGCCTtcaacatcttcatcagaTTGCGAAAATGGAACCACTAGACGAATTTACAACGAGTATATTGCTGCAATATCGCCTGAAAAGCCAATTGAAGTAAAGCACATGATAGAGCTTATGAACGCAGTCAACAGAGATTTATCTGCTCCTGCTGATAATGAATTCTGGTCTGAGGCAGGTTCCAAAAATCAAGGACGTGCATTCATATATGTGAAAAACGGTCGGGCAGTAGGTGCCATAACTATAGAATACATAAAAGAAACCGATTCTAAAGGACGCTGGATGCGCTTGAGCAACCGTAATCTTGTTCCTAAAGTGGTGGCAAAAGTGAAGCTTGGAATCTCAAGAATCTGGGTCTGTAAAAGCCAACGACGGAACGGGTTAGCAACAAGGCTTCTCGAGTGTGCAAGAACACACTCCATCATCGGAAATCAAGTTGCAAGATGGGAAATGGCATGGTCGCAACCAAGTGAAAGCGGGAGCTTGCTGGCAAGAAAATACAACAGTGTTAAACATAAAAGCGGTGAACTATTAGTGCCGTGTTATATATAA
- the YSC83 gene encoding Ysc83p (Syntenic homolog of Ashbya gossypii AEL018C; Syntenic homolog of Saccharomyces cerevisiae YHR017W (YSC83)), translating into MSEWWLNALFDTYDKGKQKVEDFGVTATQAITHVYGITKDAWSEIIEKQRFNEYLDSFELNKLGSEIPRSSKVAFSENGNEGKIFSVLVGILSNRALKIGAGITAAGILLYGVGKFAIPTLPAHLETDKEVLLIIGDMSDPITRSLVYDLYRRGFILFICSTKEGNDTQLEEEYEQIPSPWDKEDGLIHITSLKASLTRFSKYLEQENKHLRGIVVIPNVSYYTSGIFTNISSDQLRTELAVNFVNIWGILSRLIPQFNTAYKDKLQVIVCNPSLSKNLNVPYHSLEGLVSSLMDSLYQIMKNECSYLADVYQCHLGILNVAANASNYKYLTISGSHTMNSLCTPIYELLLSNDYIWFRFKRWLQGSTLYCGKGSIITNWLKTWTPVWILELI; encoded by the coding sequence ATGTCAGAATGGTGGCTTAATGCATTATTCGATACTTACGACAAGGGAAAGCAAAAAGTTGAGGATTTTGGCGTTACAGCTACACAAGCTATAACTCACGTTTATGGTATTACTAAAGACGCGTGGAGTGAAATTATAGAAAAACAACGTTTCAATGAATATTTAGACAGCTTTGAGCTGAATAAGTTAGGTTCTGAGATCCCAAGATCGTCTAAAGTTGCCTTTAGTGAGAATGGGAACGAAGGTAAGATTTTTAGCGTTTTGGTGGGTATTTTGAGCAATCGAGCACTTAAGATAGGAGCTGGTATTACGGCAGCAGGGATCCTACTTTATGGAGTTGGGAAGTTTGCTATCCCAACTCTACCGGCTCATTTGGAGACCGACAAGGAAGTTTTGCTTATTATTGGAGATATGTCTGATCCAATAACGAGGTCTTTAGTGTACGATTTGTACAGAAGAGGCTTTATTTTGTTTATCTGCAGCACCAAGGAAGGAAATGATACGCAACTCGAGGAGGAGTACGAGCAGATTCCGTCTCCTTGGGACAAGGAGGACGGGTTGATACATATTACGTCTTTGAAAGCGTCTTTGACGCGCTTTTCGAAATACCTAGAACAGGAGAACAAACACTTGAGGGGTATCGTTGTGATTCCCAACGTGAGCTATTACACCTCAGGGATCTTTACGAATATATCATCTGATCAGCTAAGAACCGAATTAGCTGTTAATTTTGTTAATATTTGGGGTATTTTGTCGAGGCTCATTCCTCAGTTTAACACTGCCTACAAAGACAAGTTGCAGGTAATAGTGTGCAATCCTTCGCTATCGAAGAATCTAAACGTTCCGTATCACTCACTAGAGGGCTTAGTCTCTTCGCTTATGGATTCTCTATACCAGATTATGAAGAACGAGTGCTCGTACCTCGCTGATGTCTACCAGTGCCATTTAGGTATCTTGAACGTCGCTGCCAATGCCTCTAACTATAAATACTTGACGATATCCGGCAGTCACACTATGAATTCGCTATGCACTCCGATTTATGAGTTGCTATTATCCAACGACTACATATGGTTCCGGTTCAAGCGCTGGCTCCAGGGCTCAACGTTATACTGTGGTAAAGGTTCTATCATCACAAATTGGTTGAAAACATGGACACCAGTATGGATATTGGAGCTAATATAG
- the CDC14 gene encoding phosphoprotein phosphatase CDC14 (Syntenic homolog of Ashbya gossypii AEL025W; Syntenic homolog of Saccharomyces cerevisiae YFR028C (CDC14)): MGKRVYLDNTIEFLKGRVYLGAYDYTPQDSDEVVFFTVEDTLFYNRFHLDFGPMHIGHLYRFAVIFHEILNDSDNQGKAVVFYSSTSTRQRANSACLLCCYMILVQGWTPHQVLQPLAQVDPPFMPFRDAGYSNADFEISIQDVVYGIWRGKETGLVDLNTFKLEVYEKYERVEHGDFNLLTPEFIAFASPEEDLRRPYVPGRMRLNQPFRKVLEFFKENNVQLVVRLNSPLYRAQHFEDIGIKHLDMIFEDGTCPDLSIVKNFVGAAETIINQGGKIAVHCKAGLGRTGCLIGAHLIYTYGFTANECIGFMRFIRPGMVVGPQQHWIYLNQNTFREWKYTMKLSLEPSDLICGLYPLVTLEEYKYQKKKARKPRLDREGDYTIEEHTMTPPSKTLANRNNDFSHNIAVPQESPGQPRKTQDGQHIVESISSTNVQKTKNSNAQYISATDDKNNAPSSINPKSDSKHIDNPRVTTQGNNSDNEDSMIIDSSGATSKSPLSSMTKKIMTNTSMDEEFALRQVLPKNRRLASSGLNTSDKRSVSGGVRKISGTTKR; the protein is encoded by the coding sequence ATGGGAAAGAGAGTGTATTTGGATAACACGATTGAGTTTTTAAAGGGTAGGGTTTACCTAGGTGCCTATGACTATACTCCACAAGATTCAGATGAAGTAGTGTTTTTTACCGTTGAAGATACGCTATTTTACAATAGGTTCCATTTAGACTTTGGTCCCATGCATATTGGTCATTTGTACCGTTTTGCTGTGATATTTCATGAGATCTTAAATGATTCTGATAACCAGGGCAAAGCAGTGGTATTTTATTCATCTACTTCAACGAGACAAAGGGCGAATTCTGCCTGCCTTTTATGTTGTTATATGATTTTGGTGCAAGGATGGACTCCGCATCAAGTTCTTCAGCCTTTGGCACAAGTTGATCCTCCTTTTATGCCATTCCGTGACGCCGGGTATTCTAATGCTGACTTTGAGATATCTATACAAGATGTTGTCTACGGCATCTGGAGGGGAAAGGAGACCGGTTTGGTTGACTTGAATACTTTTAAGCTAGAGGTATATGAGAAGTACGAACGCGTTGAACATGGTGATTTTAATCTATTGACACCCGAGTTCATTGCTTTTGCATCGCCTGAAGAAGATCTAAGGAGGCCGTATGTTCCAGGAAGGATGCGTTTAAATCAGCCATTCCGGAAAGTGCTTGAGTTTTTCAAAGAGAATAATGTGCAGTTGGTTGTGCGGTTGAACTCACCGTTGTACCGGGCACAGCACTTTGAAGATATAGGTATTAAGCACCTTGATATGATTTTTGAGGACGGTACTTGTCCGGATCTATCCATAGTTAAGAACTTCGTTGGTGCAGCAGAAACAATAATAAACCAGGGGGGGAAAATTGCAGTTCATTGCAAGGCAGGTTTGGGCAGAACAGGTTGCTTAATTGGCGCTCACTTAATTTATACCTATGGATTTACAGCTAACGAATGTATTGGCTTTATGCGTTTTATCAGGCCTGGGATGGTTGTTGGCCCACAGCAGCATTGGATTTACTTGAATCAGAATACATTCCGTGAGTGGAAATACACTATGAAGTTGAGTTTAGAACCAAGCGATCTCATTTGCGGTCTATACCCATTGGTCACCTTAGAAGAGTATAAATACCAGAAAAAGAAGGCCAGGAAGCCTAGGCTTGATCGTGAAGGTGACTATACCATAGAGGAACACACAATGACTCCGCCAAGTAAAACTTTGGCTAACCGCAATAACGACTTTTCTCACAATATAGCTGTTCCACAAGAATCGCCAGGCCAACCACGGAAGACTCAAGATGGCCAGCACATAGTGGAGAGCATTAGCAGCACTAATGTCCAAAAGACGAAGAATTCTAACGCTCAGTACATCTCGGCAACAGATGACAAGAATAACGCTCCATCATCGATAAACCCTAAATCGGATTCTAAGCACATCGATAACCCAAGGGTCACTACTCAAGGTAACAATAGTGATAATGAAGATTCAATGATAATAGACTCCAGTGGGGCTACGTCAAAGTCTCCACTGTCATCAATGACAAAGAAGATAATGACGAATACTTCTATGGATGAAGAATTTGCCTTAAGACAAGTATTGCCCAAAAATAGACGTTTAGCATCGTCTGGCCTGAATACATCTGACAAAAGGTCAGTCAGCGGTGGTGTTAGGAAGATATCAGGAACGACAAAACGTTGA
- the HIS2 gene encoding histidinol-phosphatase (Syntenic homolog of Ashbya gossypii AEL022W; Syntenic homolog of Saccharomyces cerevisiae YFR025C (HIS2)): MYSHHSHSIDHIAHGVDSLEAIIEEVKRQEFHTYCLTEHTPRLTPSLLYPEERCNTEQEDLKRLERQFDSYITHAQEIKAVTTGTSIIIGMEVEACDLRHINYAIELKEKHSSVLKFCVGSVHHVNGIPIDFSEDLWLEALQSVGNNLKKLLYEYFNMQYVMLKKLRPKIVGHFDLIRLFIPKTGAYVNTKSGEVSFSQSLDVDNWIPISAISANVMSFWNDIQDLIIRNLTLIDEYEGLVEINSSAFRKGLLEPYPHRDVGLLVKKYAKGRFVLSDDAHAVLHVGRDYDRVLDYAEDVLKLKGLHFLSENRAGELEINFVSLQSIRTSNFWKLKYTFAGKSKLIDGMDSLSS; the protein is encoded by the coding sequence ATGTACTCTCACCATTCTCACTCAATCGATCATATTGCACATGGAGTTGACTCTCTGGAGGCTATTATAGAGGAAGTAAAAAGACAGGAATTCCATACATACTGTCTTACAGAACATACACCTAGACTCACACCCTCATTACTTTATCCTGAGGAGAGATGTAATACTGAGCAAGAAGACTTAAAGCGTTTAGAAAGGCAATTCGATTCTTACATTACTCATGCACAAGAAATAAAGGCGGTTACTACTGGTACATCTATTATAATTGGGATGGAGGTCGAAGCTTGTGATTTAAGACATATTAATTACGCCATTGAACTCAAGGAAAAACATTCTAGTGTTCTAAAGTTTTGCGTGGGTTCTGTTCATCATGTCAATGGGATTCCAATTGATTTTAGTGAGGATCTATGGCTAGAAGCATTACAGAGCGTTGGCAATAATCTCAAGAAATTGCTATATGAGTACTTTAACATGCAGTATGTTATGCTGAAGAAGCTGCGCCCGAAGATTGTGGGACATTTCGATTTGATTAGGCTATTCATACCCAAAACAGGGGCTTATGTTAATACAAAATCAGGCGAAGTTTCATTCAGTCAAAGTCTTGATGTTGACAATTGGATACCAATAAGTGCCATTTCAGCTAACGTAATGAGTTTCTGGAATGATATTCAAGACCTGATTATCAGAAATCTGACGCTTATTGATGAATACGAGGGCCTAGTAGAGATCAATTCCTCTGCTTTTCGGAAAGGTCTGTTGGAACCTTATCCACATAGAGATGTCGGACTATTGGTCAAGAAATATGCTAAAGGCAGATTTGTGTTAAGTGATGATGCGCACGCAGTTTTACATGTAGGAAGAGATTATGATAGAGTACTAGACTATGCTGAGGATGTATTGAAGCTTAAAGGTCTACATTTTTTATCTGAAAACAGGGCTGGAGAGCTCGAAATTAATTTTGTCTCCTTACAATCCATCCGAACAAGTAACTTTTGGAAACTAAAGTATACATTTGCTGGTAAAAGCAAGTTAATAGACGGAATGGATTCGCTAAGTTCCTAA